In the genome of Desulfovibrio legallii, the window CCCTGGGGGACTTCCGCCTGCGCGTCACGCCCGAACCCCTGCTGCAGGTCCAGCGCCTGCCCGCAGCCCTGCGCCCGCAGGTGGAGGCCATCCTGGCCGCGCACGGCTTTGCGCCTTGCGCCATCCGCCTGGGCGACGCGGTGAGCGGTTTTTATGATCAAAAAGACGCTGTCTGAGGCCCCTGCGCCATAGCCGTCACCACCCCGGCGGCCAGCACGCGGCCCTGGCCGTCGTACACGGCGGCCACCTGCCCGGGAGCCGTGGGGAAAAGCGGCTCCGCCAGGGCAATGCGCAGCCCGCCGTCCGGGGCCAGCGTCACGCGGGCGGGGACTGGCCGCTGGCGATAGCGCAGGCGGACGCGGATATCCGGCGGCCAGCACGCCACAGGCAGCATCAGGTTGGCCGGGGCCGTGGCGCAGCGGCGGATGCCCAGAAGCGCGCGGGGCCCCACCACCAGGGCATTGGCGACGCTGTCCTTGGCGAGCACATACAGGGGCTCGCTGTAGGCAATGCCCAGGCCCTTGCGCTGGCCCTCGGTGTAGCGCCAGAGGCCCCGGTGGCGGCCGATTTCGCGCCGCCCGCCCTGGCCATCCGCCAGCAGCACCGGGCCGGGAGCGGGCGCGGCCAGCCCGGCGTTGCGCCAATGGCGCTCCAGAAAGGGCCGGTAGGCCTCATTGCCCGCGCCTTGATCCGGCGGGGGCACAAAGCAGATATCCTGACTTTCGCCGGGCAGGGGCACGGCAAGCCCGGCCTGGGCCACCAGCGCGCGGGTAGTCGCCTTGTCCTGCCCGGCCAGGGGGAAACGGGCGCGGGCCAGGCGCTGGCGCGGCACCAGACTCAAAAAATAGCTCTGGTCCTTGGCGGCGTCCGCCGCCGCAGCCAACAAGGGCAGGTCCGGCCTGTCCGGGCCGGAAACCAGCCTGGCGTAGTGGCCCGTGGCCAGGCTTGTGGCGCCCAGAGCCAGGGCCGCGTCCAGCAGCGCGCCGAACTTGATTTCCCGGTTGCAGCGGGCGCAGGGATTGGGCGTGCGTCCGGCGGCGTAGGCGGCGGCAAAAGGGGCGAGCACCTCCCGCGCGAAGACCTGGCGCAGGTCCGCCACATGCAGGGGCACGCCCAGGGCCGCGCAGGCCGCGGCAAGGCCCGCGGGCGCGGTTTCCGGCCCCTCCGGGCGGAACAGACCGTGCAGGGCCAGCACATCGTGCCCTGCGCGCCGCAGAAGCAGCAGCGCGCACAGGCTGTCTACGCCGCCGCTTACGGCCACGGCTACGGTTTCTTTTTGCATGGCGCACCTTCGCGCATCCGGTCATCCAGGCGCGCTGCGGATTGCAAGGGTTGCGGGCGCGTCTTCTCCGGCTTCTGCCCTGCCCGAAGGATGGGGGCGTGGGGGGCAGGGAGCTTTTGCAGGCAGAAGCTCCCTGCCCCCCAAAGGCATTCCCGTCCCAAGCCCTACAAAATCTGGTTCAGAAACTGGCGCAGCCGGGGGTGGCGGGGGGCGGTAAAGAGGTGCTCTGGCTTGCCCATTTCCACGATCTGGCCCTGGTCCATAAAGATAAGGCGGTCGGCCACGGTGCGGGCGAAGCCCATTTCGTGGGTAACGCAGACCATGGTCATGCCTTCTTCGGCCAGTTTGACCATAACGTCCAGCACTTCGCCCACCATTTCCGGGTCCAGGGCGGAGGTGGGCTCGTCAAAGAGCATGATGGCGGGCTGCATGGCCAGGGCGCGGGCGATGGCCACACGCTGCTGCTGGCCGCCGGAGAGCATGGCGGGGTAGACGTTGGCCTTATCGCTGATGCCCACTTTTTTGAGCAGGGTCAGGGCGCGGGCGTCGGCGTCCTCGCGGGAGAGCTTGCGCAGGATGATGGGGGCCAGGGTCAGATTTTCCAGCACGGTCTTGTGGGGAAAGAGATTGAACTGCTGAAAGACCATGCCCAGGTTCTGGCGCATTTCGTTGATGTTGTTCTGGTCGCTCTGGATGTCCTTGCCCTGGACCATGATGCTGCCCTGGTCAATTTCTTCCAGGCGGTTGATGGAGCGCAGCAGGGTGGATTTGCCGGAGCCGGAAGGGCCGATGATGACCACGCGCTCGCCGGGGGCGATGTCCAGGCTTACGTCCTGGAGGGCGGGCAGCGCGCCGAAGTATTTCCAGACGTGGTCGATGGAAATGATGGGCGCGGCCGGGGAAGCTGCGGCGGCCGGGGCGGCGGATGCGGACGCGGCGGGGTTACTTTCCGTCATAGTAGTTCAACCTGGATTCCATGATGCTCACGGCTTTGGAGAGGACCAGCGTAATGATGAGGTAGAGCAGGGCCACCATGGTGTAGGTTTCAAAGTACAGGTAGGTGGTGCCCACAAAGCTGCGGGCGCGCTGCATGATGTCCGGCACGGCCATGATGGAGACCAGAGAGGTATCCTTGAGCATGGCGATGCATTCGTTGCCCACCGGGGGCAGAATGGTGCGCATGGCCTGGGGCAGCACCACATGCCGCATGGTCTGGTAGCGGTTGAAGCCCAGGGAGCGGGCGGCCTCGCTCTGGCCTTTGTTGATGGCCGTGATGCCGGCGCGGAAAACCTCGCCCATGTAGGCCCCGTAGCAGAAGCTGATGGCCACCACGGCGGAGGTGATGCCGCTCACCTGCACAAAGCGCGACATGGCGTAGTAGATGTAAAAAATCTGCACCAGCAGGGGGATGCCGCGGATGACCTCCACATAGGTGGAGGCCACAAGGTTGATAAGGCGGTTGTCCGAAATGCGGCCGAGCCCGGTGAACAGGCCCAGGGGCACGGCACAGCAGATGGAGAGCAGGGTTATTTTGAAGGTAATGAATACGCCGTCCGGCAGATAGAGCAGGATGCGAAAATAGGGTTCCGGCCAGAGCAGACAGAGGGTGCTGAGGGTGATCACCGCCCCGGCCAGAGCCAGGGACCAGGCGTTGATAAGCCGCCATTCGCGCGGATCGGGGATGGAGGCCCCGTCCGTGACCATGATGATGTTGCCCTTGCTGCCGTCTTTTTTATCCTGCATGTCGGTCTCTTATAAGGCAAAAGGGGGCGACGGGCGGCCGGGGAGGCCCCGGACGCCCGCTTTGACGCGGATGCAAGGCGGCGGGCTAGCGCGCCGCGCCCATCCATTTGTCCAGCAGACGGGCTTCCTCGCCGGAGGCCCGCACAGCCTTGATGCCTTTGTTGAGTTTTTCCACCAGGTCCTTGCGGCCCTTGCGCACGGTAAAGCCGTAGTATTCTTTTGCAGCCGTTTTGAAGGAGAGGTTGAGCTTGCCCGCGGTGTCCGGCTTTTTGTTGGCGTAATAGAGGGCCACGGGGTCGTCGCAGATCACGGCGTCAAGGCGGCCGCCCAGCATATCCTGGATGGCCAAGCCCACGTCGTCGTATTCCTTAAGGTCCACAGCCACGCCGGACTTGCGCATGACAAAGACGCCCGTGGTGCCGATCTGGCCGCCCACCTTCTTGCCCTTGAGGTCGGCCAGGCTCTTGATGCTCTTGCCAGCGGGCAGCACCACGGCCTGGGCCACTTCATAATAGGGATCGGAAAAATCGAACTGCTTTTTGCGCTCTTCGGTGATGGTGGTGGCGGCGGCCACGATGTCGTACTGGCCGGTGGCCACACCGCCGAAGATGCCGTCCCAGGCAATGTTGCGCACATCCACGGTAAAGCCGGCGGCCTTGGCCACGGCCTTGATGTACTCCACGTCAAAGCCCGTGGGCTGTTTGTTTTCGTCCAGCAGCTCCATGGGGGGCCAGGTGCAGTCTGTGGCCACCACATAGTGTTCTGCGGCGCGGGCGGGCGCGCAGAAAAGCAGCAAGGCCAGCAGGGCCAGGGTCAGATGACGGCTCATGCAATCTCCTTCCAGCGGCAGCGGGGCGTCCGGCGCATGGGGCCGGACGCCCCGCGTCCGTTTGTCAGTTTTTGCCCATCCACTTTTCGATGAGCTTTTTGTCCAGGCCCGAGGCCTTGACGGCCTTGATGCCCTTATTGAGCTTTTCCACCAGGTCTTTGCGGCCCTTGCGCACGGTAAAGCCGTAGTATTCCTTCTCGGCGGCCTTGAAGGAGAGGTTCAGCTTGCCCGCGGTGTCGGCCTTTTTGTTCACATAGTACAGGGCCACGGGGTCGTCGCAGATCACGGCGTCGATGCGGCCGCCCAGCATGTCCTGAATGGCCAGGCCCACGTCGTCGTATTCCTTGATTTCCGCGCCCACCTTGGCGTTGCGGATAACGAAGATGCCGGTGGTGGCGATCTGACCGCCCACCTTCTTGCCCTTGAGATCGGCCAGGCTCTTGATGCTCTTGCCAGCGGGCAGCACCACGGCCTGGACCACTTCATAATAGGGATCGGAAAAATCGAACTGCTTTTTGCGCTCTTCGGTGATGGTCACGGAAGAGGAGACAATGTCGTACTGGCCGGTGGCCACGCCGCCGAAGATGCCGTCCCAGGCGATGTTGCGCACTTCCACTTCAAAGCCGGCGGCTTTGGCGACAGCGCGGATGTAGTCGGTGGAGAAGCCCTCAGGCTTTTTGTCGGCGCTCAGCATTTCCATGGGGGGCCAGGTGCAGTCGCTGGCCACGATGTACTTTTCCGCGGCCAGGGCCTGACCGCAGCACAGGGTCAGCGCCAGCAGAGCAAGAGTGATTCGGCGAAACATGGAACCTCCTTAACGATGGGGTTGGCGGGTTCAATGGCCGGGGCGGGCAGCGCGCCCGGCGTCGCTCATGCGGATGCGCGCCTGGCCCTCAGCCCCGTGGGGCGTCGGCCGGCCGCGCGCCATGCTCTCCTGCTGGCGCCTGGGGGGACGCGCGCCGCCCTGCCGCGGCCCGCAAGGCCGGCAAAACGGCGAACTGCCCTGCTTGGCAGACGAACCCGACGCGCGGCGGCGCGCCGGGCGGCCCCGCAGGCGGGCAACCAACCAGAAAAGAACGTGTTTCTATGTAGCTTCGGGCGCGGGCCGCGTCAAGGGCGGTTCGCGCCCGCGCACGGCCCAACGTCGGCGCGCGCAGGGCCGAAGGCTGCCCCCCCTTGCGGGGGCAGAGGTTCAAGGGCCGCCGGCGCCCTGCAGGGGCGGCGCGCTACCAGCCGTTGCCCGGCGCGGGCTCCGCGGTGTCCTCTCCGTCGTCCCCGCCGCGGCGCAGTTCCGCATCCGCCGCCCCCTCGTCCGCGGGGGTGGCCAGGTGGGGCTGGCGCGGGGGTTCGTTTTCCGCATCCTCTGTCCGCTCGTCGCGCAGGGCCTGCTGCAGAAACCAGTCTTCGCGGATGCGCCAGGAGGCCGCCGCCGTGTAGGCGGGCGAAGAATAGCCCACGGAAAGCACGAGGGTGCGGCGGGCGTGCTCCTGCAAACGGATGAGCAGAGGCGTGAAATCCGCATCGCCGGAAAGGATGATGAATTCGTCAAAATGGGTGGAATGCGAGAGGTCGTCCATGCAGTCCATGACCAGATGGATATCCGTGCTGGTCTTGCCGCGCGAGGTCAGGGGCGGACAGTCCACCACCTGAAAGGCGCTGCGGATGAAGGGATTGCGGAATTCCTGATAGCGCTGCGGGTTGAGGTAGCACATGCGCTTGAGGATGCGCCGCCGCACCCCTTCGCCGTACAGAATGCGCAGGGCGTGGTTCTCTATCCAGCGTACCCAGCGGTAGGGCGTGGAGCCAAAGGCCCGCGCCGCCTCCGGGTCAATTTCAAGAAACCTGGTGTAAATGTTGTCAAAATCCACATAAAGCGCACTGAGCACTTCGTCAAAACCGGTAAATCTTGCCATATGTTCCTCTAAAAAAAGACTGGGCCAAGGTAAAAAAGTGAGTATATTTTCTGCAGGCCGCCAAAGCAAGGATTTTGCTGGGTGTTGCCATCTTTTCAATCCCGTTCTAACCTGATAAATTGCCGCCGCGCAATGGCCCGGCCGCACCAGGCGCTGGGCCGCTTCGCAATTTTTGCAAGGAGCGCGTATGGAAGTACAGGTACACAGCTGCCGCCCGGCGGCGAGCCTCAAGGCCGGAGCCGCCGCCCTGGCGGCCTGCGCCGCACGCCTGCGCGCGCAGGCGGTTGCAGTCTGGCGGGATCCTACGGGCGCAGCGCCGCACGCCTGCCTTTTCTGGTGCTTCTGGTTCTCTCTCGCTTCCTTTCCCGCGGGCTACGGCCTGCGCGAGGTCATGCCGCCCCTCTGCTGCATTTTCCTTCTGCTCTACTACCGCCGCGCCTGGCGGCAAAGCGTGCTCCGCCGCCTGCCGGTCCGCCCCCTGTTCTATTGCCTGGGGGCCATGGTCCTTATAGGCGTGGTCTTTTCAGAAGACGTGCCGACCTCCCTGCTCCACGCGGGCACGGGCGTCAACAAAGGTTTTATCCTGCCCTTTATCGCCATGGAGTGCGTGCGGGACGAAAAAGACCTGCGCCGCCTGGTCTGGGCCTGCGTGCTGGCCTGCTTCTGGCAGGGGCTGGACGGGCTGTGGCAGGCGCACACGGGGCGGGACTTCATCATGGGCTACCCCTGCAACGCCGGGCGGCTCACGGGCAGCCTCGGCGACTACACCGTGGGCAACTACATTGCCCTGGCCCTGGTGCCGGCCTTTGCCCTCTGGTTTGTGCTGCGGCGCACGCTGACGCCTGCGGCCACGGCCTTTTTGTGGCTGGCGGCGCTCTGGCCCGCCTTTTTTCTGCTGGTGGGCGCGGCCAGCCGCAGCGGGGCCCTGGCCCTGGCCGCCGCCGTGGGCCTCTGGTTTGTGTTGGCCTGGCCTGAAGGCCGCCGCCTTAAGCCCGCCCTCTGCGCCCTGGCGGTGCTGCTGGCGGTGCTGGCCCTGCAGGGCCGGGCCAAGGTGGATGCCGTGCTGGAAGACGGCCGCTGGAGCCTCTGGGAGCTGGGCTGGCGCGTCTTTGAGCAGCACCCCTGGCTGGGCAGCGGCGCGGGCACCTATAACGAGGCCTTCCGCGCCCTGGGCCTTGCGCCGGAAAAAGACCTCATCACCATCAGCCACCCGCACAATCTGTATCTGGATATCCTCTACGCCCACGGCCTGCTGGGCTTCGCCCTGGGCATGACCGCCCTGCTGGGCTTTCTGTGGTGGGGCTACCGCCGCATCCGGCCGCGCCTGACCGCGGAACGGGCCCACGGCAACGGCAGCGTCTACTGGCGGCTCACGGCCTGGTTCTGGCTGGGCTACGCCGCCTGGCTCGCCAACGGCGTCTTCGGCCACGACTTTTACCGCATCTGGTGGCTGGGCCTGGCCATGAGCCATCTGGGCGTCATGCTGGGGGCCGTGGTCAATGGGCCGGACCCGGCCGCCCCGGAACCAGCGGCAAGCTGAACGCACACGGCTGCGGCCCGCAACGCGGCCCGTGCCCCGGCGCTGCACCGCCGGCAGGCCATTGCCCTTGGGCGGCCCGCCGGGCCCTGCATCGGGAGGCCTGCGCCGCCGATTGCGGCGCGCCGCTACGCCAGGTCGTCCCCGTCAAATTCGTCCGCCGCCGGGGGCAGGGGGGCGTCCTTGTCGCCCGCGCGGGCGCGCAATAGCTCCAGGGCGGCGTCCTTGGTCAGGATGCGGCCCCGGCAGCGTTCATTCTGCAGGCGGTTTTCCGGGCAGTAGCCCAGCTGCACGCAGTTGGGGCCAGCCCCGGCAAAAAGATCCGGCGCGGCCTTGCGGCAGAGCCGCAGCATCTGCCAGGCCAGGTGGCGGATCTCGTGCTGGGCGTTGCGGCAGCAGCGGATGGCGAACCAATCCAGCAAGGCGTGGGCGTTCATGCCGATAATGGCCTTGAATTCCGTGGCCTGGGGCTTGAGGTAGCGCAGATCCTCCTCGGGCAGACCAGCGTCCAGCCCGGCCTCGTACCACTGGCGGGAAAGGTCTGCCAGATCGCGCCCGCTGAGAGCCGCCGCGCGCCCGTCCGGCAGGGTCACCTGCGCGGTGAAATCCGCCACCCGGCGGGGGTAGACCACACTGTAGCGGCGCTTGCCGCCCAGCTCCGCCCGGCCGGACTTGATAAGGTAGGAGGCCAGCCGCTTGCGCACCAGCTGCACTTCGGTAACGCGCGAGTAGCCCTCCACGCCGAAGAGGAAAAAATCGAACTCCAGCGCCGCGCGGTGGCCGGATTCCAGAATATTCCGCACAATCCTGCGGGAATAGGGCGAGGCCGCAATCTCTTCCAGGCTGCGTTCGCTGCGTACAAAGCGGGCGGCTATGTCCGTGTGGATTTTGCCGCCGCCCGCCAGCAGCACCACCTTGCCGTTGCCCGTAAATTTTTCGTCCAGCATGTCTTTATGTCACCCGCGCCGCAGCGCTGTTTTCTGCTTGGTGTACACCCTGCGCGGCGTCCGCCGCGGGGAAGGCGCAGTATAGGCCAAAGCCCCACCGGCGGCAAGGCGGCGGCGCGGCGGCGTGGCCGTTGCGCGGCGGGGCCGCCTTCAGCGTCCGGTCGCGCGGCGGGCCGTGGGGCCAAAGCCTTGACAGCCGCTTGCCCCGCGCGCCAGAATAATCTTTTACGCAAAGGGCGGTTATTGCAGGGCGCGGCACAGGAGCCGGGGCCGCCGCCCCCCGCACGCGCCCCTCCACACGGCGCGCGAGGGCAACGGAATGCGGCCTGTTGCCCGGAAACCTGAACGCAGCAAGGAGCAGGCATGAGCGAGCAATCCACCCCCGGCTTCAAGCCGGACAGCAAAGGCTTTTTCGGCGCGTACGGCGGCCAGTATGTGCCGGAGCCGGTCAAGGCGCGCCTGGACGAACTGAACCGCGCCATGGAGGCCGCCCAGGCCGATCCGGAATTCCAGCGGGAGCTGGACAGCCTTAACGAACACTTTGCGGGCCGCCCCAGCCCCGTGTTCCACTGCGCCAACCTGAGCCGCGAAGGCAAGGGCGCGCAGATCTGGCTTAAGCGCGAGGATCTGAACCACCTGGGCGCGCACAAAATCAACAATACCCTGGGCCAGTGCCTGCTGGCCAGGCGCATGGGCAAAAAGCGGGTCATCGCCGAAACGGGCGCGGGCCAGCACGGCGTGGCCACGGCGGCCAGCGCGGCCCTTATGGGGCTGGAGTGCACCATCTGCATGGGCGAAGTGGATATGGAGCGCCAGCACCTCAACGTGGTGCGCATGCAGATGCTGGGCGCGCGGGTGGTGGCGGCCAGAAGCGGCCAGCGCACCCTCAAGGAAGCCGTGGACGAAGCGCTGGAGCTCTGGGTCAACGACCCGGAGATGTTCTATGTGCTAGGCTCGGCCGTGGGGCCGCACCCGTATCCTTATATAGTGCGCGTCTTCCAGTCGGTTATCGGCCGGGAGGCCCGGGCCCAGATGCTGCGCGAGACGGGCCGCCTGCCCGACGCCTGCCTGGCCTGCGTGGGCGGCGGCTCCAACGCCATCGGACTGTTCGCCGGATTTTTGCAGGACGCGGCAGTCAAACTCATCGGCGTGGAGCCCGGCGGGCGCGGCACAGGCTACGGCCAGCACGCGGCCTCCCTTTGCCTGGGCGAGCCGGGGGTGCTGCACGGCTTTAATTCTTATATGATCAAGGACGCCAAGGGCGAAGCCGGGGAGGTCTACTCCATCTCCGCAGGGCTGGACTATCCCTCGGTGGGGCCGGAGCACGCCCTGCTTAAGGATACGGGCCGCGCCAGTTATGTGAGCGTGACGGACCAGGAAGCCCTGGACGCCTTTTTCGCCCTCTCCCGCCACGAGGGCATCATCCCGGCGCTGGAATCCTCCCATGCTCTGGCCCAGGCCCTCAAAATGGCCCCCACCCTGCCGCCCGAGGCCATCCTGCTGGTCAACCTCTCCGGCCGGGGCGACAAGGATGTGGCCCAGGTGGCGGCCCTGAGCGCGGGCAAGGCCAGCGCGTGACGCCGCGGCTGGGGACCTGGCGGGAGAGCGCCGGCATGGCGTCGCCGCGCGTTGTTCCCGCGGCCAGGGCCCCCTGGCGGGAAAACGCCGACCGCAGGGCGGACCAGCGCCGCGTGCACCGCGCGGCGGCGTCACCAGATTGACGCGGAAAAAATTTTAAACCGCCGCGCAAAACCGGGCTGACGGGCCCCTGACGGGGAAATGCGGCAAAAAATTCCTGTCCCTGGCCCGCCGCCGCCCCGGCCCCCAAAAAAACTTTTTCTCTAAAAAGAATTTAATACGATGATTTTTCGATAAAATTTCCGGGGCAGGGTCGGAAGGGGGCCGAGGGGTAAAAATTTTTGCACGATTCCGCTTGCAAAGTGCACGGGGCTTGCATATATTCTCACCGAAGCGGGAAACCGCTCCACAGGCGTTTGCAGTGAAACCCATGTCCCATGCGGGGCAAAAGAAAGGAAGGTTAACCATGAAAAAGATCGCTACTCTTCTGTTGGCGGCCGGGCTTGTGTTCGGCGCTGCCACGGGCGCCAGCGCCATCGACTTCAAGGCGAAGGGCCAGTGGATCATGAGCTTTGACTACGGCCAGAACGGCGGCTTCACCGGCGGCAACGGCCAGACCGGCTTTAATGGGGTCAAGGGCGGCCGCTACGCCAATGAAGACGAATTTGAGGCCAAGCAGCGCGTGCGCCTGCAGTTGGACGCCGTGGCCTCCGAAGCCCTGTCCGGCACCGTGTTCTTTGAAATCGGCGATCAGACCTGGGGCAAAAATAAACAGGGCGGCGCGCTGGGCGCTGACGGCCAGGTTGTGGAAGTGAAGAACGCCTACATCGACTGGATGGTGCCCCAGACTGACCTGAAGGTGCGCATGGGCATCCAGGGCCTGGCCCTGCCCAGCTTCACCACCAATGCCAGCAGCGTGCTGAACGACGACGTGGCCGCCGTGGTGGCCTCCTACCAGTTCAACGAGAACGTGGGCCTCTCCGCTTTCTGGGCGCGCCCCTACAACGACAACTTCTCCGACAAGGACTACCGTAACGGCACCCGCAACAACTACATGGACAATGTGGACCTTGTTGCCTTGCTGTTGCCCCTGACCTTTGACGGCGTGAAGGTGACCCCCTGGGCCATGTACGCCGGCATCGGCCCCAACGCCTTCCGCACCAGCGACGGCAACTTCGCCGACCCCACCAGCAGCACCAGCAGCTCAACCTACGGCAACGCCTATCGGAACCTCGCTTCTGGCATGCTGCCCGTGGGCGGCGCGCTCCACAAGGACGGCACGCCTGACGGCAAGGGCCTGTTTGAATACGGCAACGCCATCTGGGCGGGCGTGACCGGCGACGTGACCATGTTTGATCCCTTCCGCATCGCGTGGGATTTCAACTACGGCTCCGTGACCTATGACGACAGCCGCCTGAACCGCGCCGGCTGGCTGGCCTCTCTGCTCTTTGAATACAAGCTGGATTGGGGCGTTCCCGGCCTGTACGGCTGGTACGGCTCCGGCGACGACAACAACCCGGCCAACGGTTCCGAGCGCATGCCTACCCTGCACGCCAACGGCAACAACGAGTTCTCCAACTTCGCCCTCAACGGCAACCCCTATATCGCCCGTGAAGCCATCCTGAGCGACTCCATGACCGGCACCTGGGGCATCGGCGTGCGCGTCAAGGACGTGAGCTTCGTGGAGAACCTGAAGCACACCCTGCGCTTGAACGTCATGGGTGGCACCAACAGCACCACCATGGCCAAGCGGTATCTGCGCAGCAGCGCCAGCAGCCGCGCAGATGTCTATGACGGCGCCAATGCCTACGGCGTGGGTATGGATCCCCTGTACCTGACCACCAACGACACCGCCATGGAAGTGGGCCTGACCAACAGCTACAAGATGTACGAAAACTTCACCGTCTTCCTGGACGCCGCGTACATCGCCACCTGGCTGGATCAGTCCGACTCCGTGTGGGGCGACAGCAAGCTGAACGGCAAGAGCGATCAGGTGCGTGACCCCTGGAACGTGAACCTGAGCTTCGTGTACTCCTTCTAAGAGCGCACGCGCTTACAGAGCCTATAAGGGGGAAGCCGCAAGGCTTCCCCCTTTGCGTCCCTCGCCATTTCCTCCCCCAGCCCGCCGCCCATGCAGAAGCCCGACCCCGCCAGCATCCCCACGGCCCCCGGCGTGTACCTGTACAAGGACGCGCGCGGCCGCGTCATCTATGTGGGCAAGGCCCGCGTGCTGCGCCGCCGGGTGCTTTCCTATTTCCGGCCCGATGGCCTGCCCGCCAAAACCCTGGCCATGCTCTCCCACGCCGCCACGCTGGACTACCTCACCACCACCACGGAAAAAGAGGCCCTCCTGCTGGAGGCCAGCCTGATCAAAAAGCACCGGCCCCACTACAACATCGTGCTGCGCGACGACAAGCAGTACGTGCTTTTTCGCTGCAACCTGCGCCACCCCTTTCCCCGGCTGGAAAT includes:
- a CDS encoding outer membrane homotrimeric porin, translated to MKKIATLLLAAGLVFGAATGASAIDFKAKGQWIMSFDYGQNGGFTGGNGQTGFNGVKGGRYANEDEFEAKQRVRLQLDAVASEALSGTVFFEIGDQTWGKNKQGGALGADGQVVEVKNAYIDWMVPQTDLKVRMGIQGLALPSFTTNASSVLNDDVAAVVASYQFNENVGLSAFWARPYNDNFSDKDYRNGTRNNYMDNVDLVALLLPLTFDGVKVTPWAMYAGIGPNAFRTSDGNFADPTSSTSSSTYGNAYRNLASGMLPVGGALHKDGTPDGKGLFEYGNAIWAGVTGDVTMFDPFRIAWDFNYGSVTYDDSRLNRAGWLASLLFEYKLDWGVPGLYGWYGSGDDNNPANGSERMPTLHANGNNEFSNFALNGNPYIAREAILSDSMTGTWGIGVRVKDVSFVENLKHTLRLNVMGGTNSTTMAKRYLRSSASSRADVYDGANAYGVGMDPLYLTTNDTAMEVGLTNSYKMYENFTVFLDAAYIATWLDQSDSVWGDSKLNGKSDQVRDPWNVNLSFVYSF